The DNA sequence TCTCACTGGCCTGCACTAAATTCTCATCGTCAAAATCACCCCAGTCGTCTATTCCCAAGTCAAAGTTCACATCCAGGATATCAGAAGGGAAGTGGTCACTGTCGTGTGTGGGACCTGCTTCTGGTATGTTGAAATCACAGTGCATTTGGCTTTGATGGGTAAGAACCAAATCCTCACTGCCGGAGTCAGATCGCTCGCACACTAAAACATCTGAAATATAAGAACATACATAAACATGTGTCATAAGTTTACTGTAAGTTATTTTCAGGAAAGAGACTAAGTACTAGTGTTAGTGAGGCAGTAAGTAAATGACTCGGGCCCAGGTCAGTAAGGCAGGCTGTACCCTCAGCAGTGCTGCTGACTGACTGGTTCTTCCCAGCTTCATCTGTCCGGGGACATGTGCCGCCCAGAGACGTGCTGAGGTCTGCAGGGTTGCAAAACAGAGGAGATCTTAATGTTGGGAATGGCTGcttacactgtggtcataattcTCGGCAAATGAGCATTCATGGGAAATGGCTGCTGTGATGGGATCATTTTGATTCTTTAACACGTCATTTGCTATGGCTGTAAGTTCTCTCGCCATCTGGTGATCCCTCAAGTGAGACCACGAAAGACTGCGGGTCTGCCTCTTCATACATGTTTTTCAAGGCTGCACATACTGTCAGAATAAGCAGCTCCTTTCCACATCTCCATGGAGCTTCCAAAGTCCTCTACAGATTCCACAAATTCTACTTGTGCATGAGGATTATAATAGTTTCCTTCGTACCTCAAAAAAAATTGGACAGATAAACAATTTACTTAATGCCCTAATGTAACTCTAGACAAGTACTACGACTAGGATCCTAAATGAAGATGTATACACAGAATATGATGATAAGAAATCTTTCATTTATTCCCTGATAACTTACCAGGTTTACACAAAATAACGAGACTTCCTTATAACAACTAGTTGAGAAGAATGTTTTTGGTACCAATGTCTACCTTGATGCAGCAGCGAGGGTGTCCTTGGGACAGTATGCAAAATGCTGAATGCCCACAGCGGCCTCTTCGGACATCCTCATCTAGTGGAGGAAAGTGCATTTGAAAAGGCCTTTGTTATTGTAGGAGGTTAGGAGCATTTCCTATTTTTCACCTCTAGGGGTCAGCAACATATCTCCATCTATCTGCAAAGCTTCCATTTTCTAAAGGACTCTTAAGGATAGCTCAGTATGACTGTATTGTCTCCaactgcaaaaaaatatttgttttgcacTTTGACACACAGAAGAAATTTCCCCAAGATGCACAAGCTGAAGAAAACATGTTAACAAGCGCCAAAATCCTGAGCCCCCAAGCCAATTCAGATGGAATACCGCCAAGGAGCATGAGATCTGAGCAGCAGTCAGGGCAGTTTACGCTCTACCAGGACCTCAGCCGGACAGGCAGGACTGCACTGACAAGTCATTCTGGGGTGAAGTGACATTCCGCAGCCCACTGCTGGATACCATTCAGCCTTGCGCACCTTGAGACGTTTTACTGGGGTATCCGTCAGGGTTTCAGTCCTGTTTCTGAGATCCCTGAGGTAGGAAGAAATGCCAGACCCGCGGTCTGTGGTCCTCTTCAGcagcccccccacaccaaccttACCTGAAGGACAGACATGTATCACTGCAACAAAAAAGCACTAAAATGAGAGTTTACAAAATGACTGATGTGTTACGTAACAGGAGTGCACCTGTCACCCTAGTAACCCCTTCTGCAAGGGAAGGTAACATTTTCAGTTACATTAAGAAGTCACTTTTCAATTACTTACAACAGTCATGTCCGCATTGCTCcttatttttacaaaaatggTTACACTGTCTTCTTCCTGAATCTGGGTTGACATTCTCTTTTAAACCTTTATCTGAAAAGGAGACCATTGtaattataaaagtaaaatcGTAAAACTGTCAATCATGTTgcagaacatggatggatgaatgatggatggatgagattGTAAATAAGGTCATATGACACATATCTTACGGTATGCTGTCCTGCCCTTAacatacctttggttttttgGTTAACTGTCTTCTGAGCTCCTTGGGCTGAGCTCAGTGCTTCCTGCAGTTTGCTCTGTACAGCATGGGCTTTGACCTGCATGTTTTCTGAACCAGTACTTTCAGCACCAAACCTTTTGGCTCCAGAATAGAAAACACTGTACTTCTGCTGAATGTCAAATCCAACTTCAAGATAAGAAATGAATGCAATTAAGAGTCAAACTGATTAACATGACATATTGGGACTGTGCCAACAAAATGGTGTGAATACAAAATTGTGAATATAAAAGTCCTTCCTGAGAATTAAGATTAGTGTGGACTCATTACTCGTGTTTCCTTCGGCCCTGAATAGAAGTGATTCTGTGCGGATTAAGACTGGGTAAGAAACACTGTGCTGCCTGACAAAGTCTACCTTTCCCCGAGAACATGTCTTTCTTCAAGTTTTTTTTCTAGTAGGGTGCTGATTATTTTGCGTTATGAATTATATTTTCACTAGCTGTAACTGAATATTAAATATCtgtcaaaaaaaatatttaaaaataataatgctatCCCAACTTGTCAATGGAATTGTCTCAATGAAGTAAACTAATGAGAGGTATTTTATCTGGCATAAAAAACACAACTCCCAAAATTCAGAGACAGACTATTAGATGCAGAGATTCTGTACAGTGATGTGGACCTAAGATGAGTTGGTACTCTGCCAACTGGCAAATTGCTAACAATGCTAATTGAATCAGTGACCACAAATGTACAAAAGAATTTCCCTTCTTCTCTAGTTGTTATGTCATTAGTCTATAATGTCAGAAAACATAAATCACTGAAGGCCACACCCACCTAACTCTGAGCTAATCAGATTCACACTGAGTTCCTCTCCCTTGGGTGCTCTTGTAACTTCAATTTTCCTTGACCAGCTCCCAGTCTTCAGCAACAGAAAATCGCTGCAAGGGAAAACACAGACCGCCATTTTGTCCATATCTGGCTGTGCGCATGGGACGGAGAAAAACCAACAGTGAAGGAATGCTGAGATGGGAATGCAGCCCTTACGTTATTTTCTGAATGAACACCACACTGTTGTCACAGTCCCCTATAATTAGGGTGACAAAATGATGATTTGGTGCCGTTCTCTTGTTCTTCAGCTGCTCATAGTTTTTTAAGTGTACAGTCACAACGATTTCTGCAGTTGAAAAACTGTACCTTGAAATCTATGAagtgcaaataaaatatttaatcagATATTCATGTGACACAACTGTCAATCTGTTTGTGTGAATGAGTGCCACATTGATATCACTCTCAGACTGCTTGACGGGAGAGCTGATAATGGCTGGTCACAGGGCTCCTAATTGGTTCACCAAAAAAAGGTGACCACCCTGCATTGAAGTGGAGGCTGTGAGCGAAAACAACTCAACTGGCATTATACTGTTCTGGGGACGGGTTAATATTGCTAGGGTGTCGAAATAACCGCCCCCTGAACACTCACAAGCTGCCTGCATGTTCAGGACATCACTGACAGGTATGGAGGGTGCTGTGTGTGGCCAAACCTGACACAGATTAAATAATGACATCGTGACGACAGTGACTGTGGCATTGCTTGGTGAACACTATGCCTGTGCTAGTGTGTTTCTGAATCTACAAAGCACAAACAAAACAACCAGACTTGGCAAAATGAGTAATCACCCCCATCTTACTGGCATAAAATAGGATTGCTAATAATTCTCATTCTGTTGTTTCGAAATGTTTTTGAAAATAGGTCAGCACTTATTACCTGTTCCAAACCGACTTCATACTTAGGAAGATGGATGACTGCTTCCCTGATCTGGTTTCCAAAAGGAGGGTGCCTGTTGACAATCTGGAGAGCGTTATATTAGCCTTGCAGGAGGTCGGTTTCATGTAGGGCACTAAGAGAATAAGCATGGATGTGATTCGCTAACGAGCTCCACGCACCAGCTCCAGCTCTCTGGGGTTAGTCTCCTCTATCTTCTGGAACGTAGTCAGGCCAGCATTCACCATCGCTGTGGACAGCATTAAACCTGACAGGAAAAGGCACTGTCAGCTGAATGTAGCTAATCCGGCCTGAAATCAGGTCTGGGATTGACAAAAGCCACATTTCGACCTGGCCATGACCCAGGTGGAGGTGACATCGTAAATAAAGAGTAGTAACCATGTAACTGCAACTGGCCAAAATCCCCTTTATGTTCTGTTAAGGCACTGAAGTCACGTGGCCCTTTAATGGGCAGAGATGGTCTAAATCGATAACAGAGGCACAAGAGCTCCTCTGTTCTGTTACATGTATATTTTTGGCAAAGCAGTCCAGCTACAGGCTATTATTTGTCAGTAATAAAGTGTTTTATTGACTGTGCAGCTTGTCCAGTTATGGAAAAGGGCAATAAGTGTTACAGGTTTGCATTAAACTCATTCTCCTTGAGTTTTTGTTCTGGCACGACATCTGGAGTTACATGCATCGGAGCCAATCTATTATTGTTTGTATCTCAAAGGGAACCAGTGGGCCTCCTCACTGTGAAGTCTGCTCCAGCCAAAGCCCGTCCTCAGCTCTCTGACTGAAATACACCCACCTATCTTCTCCAGCTGCTTTGAGACGAATGGCGAATTCTCCCATAGCCTGGCCCGGAAGCACTTGGACAAAATTAGAGAGTTGAGCAGTGCCGTGAACTTCCTCCTGGGGTGTTGGCTGAGGTACTCTGACAAACCTGGTCCAACACAAGCCAATGAGTGACCTATTACCATTGAAGTTGTTGTGAACTAGCTCACTGTTCCTGGGATGAGATACAGTTCAGTGATAATGATTCTGTTGCTGCCCCAGCTGAGTGTTCTAGGACATTCCGTACTGCCACCCTGCAAGTCTCCATTTCATCTCATTCTCAGGTGGCTGCTGTTTTATGGTTTAAAGGCAGGAGGCATTAGGAACAGACTGTGCAGCGTGAGCCAAGCTAACAGGAACAATGCCGATATTACTGACTGAGAAAAGGAAGAGGAAAAAATGCATTACATTTAGTCATGCGAATTCCAATTCGGAATATCTTTCCAGTATCCTGAGTGAGTCCAAACTCCTGAGTCGGGATGCAGCCAAGGTGAGCTTGTATCAGGCTATGAAAATACAAGGGGACTTACAAAGGATTCAGCACACAACAGGCAAATAGAAAATGCTCACTGGACTATGTAGTTTCTGCGTATTCCTAAGGAAAGAGATGGTTTTGCACAATGGAGGCACCAAAACTGAAATACATTTATAACTGATTCTATCAGTATGCCAGTTTCTtcctattttttatttctaaaaaaATGAGGCGCGATGGAGCATATTAGTATCACTGGAGTCTGTTGGAAACTACACAACCTAAAAACTATCATCAGAAAGCtaattattaaaaatcttttgtGACATTTCTTTGAAAATCTTGTTGGAAATTCCATCACTGCGTAAAATAAGTAAGAAGGTTCCATAAATCACATTCAGTCAGGAAAGTGGTAAGAAATATTGTCGAAGAACAGCTGcaaaaaaatatgcatgtgCTGAAAGAATGTGTTTGCGGAGGGTTTATGGGGGTCTGTGCGACATACCAGTTGACTTTCATTTCCCTGTTTTTAATCTTTCCTTCCATTGGAAATctgaaaacacagaaaacaagcaTGACTATGGCTAACAGGATTTATACCTGCAGTCTTTTCCAGAAAAATGCACTTTCCGCTATGCTCCGACCTGATCGTTATCCTGTGTTTATCCTTGTTCAGAGTATTCAGAGTTCGCTTTTCATTCATCCTGAGCTGCACATCATTGAACTCCTTGCCTTTGGATATGACCTTGATCTTGTTATGAAAAGGCATGCCGTCAGTTTGGGGGCTCTTTTAATCAGTAAATGCCGCAATAACAAGTCAAAATGCAAGAGGCTTGGAAAAATCACCCACCAGCTCAGGCAGCGATTCCGTCCCGCACACCGAACTGAAATGCTTCATGGTGTCAAATGCTATGCAGTACCTGGCCATCAGCCTACCTGCCTCTGCAGATGAGAGGTACAAAACCTGTGTTCCTATTCACCGGCTCCTCATTTCAGCAAATAAAATACCACATAAATAAATTGGGCTATAGTCACAGGTTAATCTGGATTTTCTGGACTCGACAACACATCAGTAAGAAATACGGATGCAGCAGTATCATGAGAGATCTTACACATGCCAACACGTTTCCTGACACAGAAATAGCGCTTTACCAGTGGGTTTAAAATTTATGTCCTCGTCCATAGTGATCAGGCATATTTCAGCCAGTGAGTTTATATTCTTAAGACAGAGCTCTGAAAAGATAAGAAGATTGGTCTGATTTATAATGACCTGCTTAAAACCACATTCCAAGAACATTCCACTATCTTTCAGGGATTATTGTATACCTTGCAGTCTTGTTTCAATTCCAACTCTGTCCAGGCTTGACGTGAAACCTTCAGATAAATCGTTGTAAAATGAGGGAAACAACACATGTTAATATGCGTCTGTTCCATGTGGATGGAGAGTGCATGCTCACCATAATAGCTGGGGTTCTTCAGTGCTCGAATGTACAGGAAGGTGGAACGAATCCAGTCCAGAGCCACATTCACATCAGAGATGGTGTGAAGGACTATCTCTGCATTCAGGTGTTCCACGAGGTGTTTGTGTAAGCTGGAGGGCACATAAGAAAGGTCAAGTGTCCATGAATAAAGAGACGCATACATGCATTCAAATGCAGGCgttattttatcatttaattcTCTGTATTTTATTGCTGTAATCTTTATTTCTGATCAAACAGGTACAAAGTGATTCTTCATCTTAACGAGCAGTGCCTTACCTGCTCTCAATGGTTTCGGAGCCACTCACTAGCTTCAGGTATTTTGCTTTTGTCTGGGACCTAGTCATGATCACTGCTGTCGCGGTCGTGTCAAACTAGAACAGAAAGCACATTTCCCACATGCACACGGAAGTACACGGCAAGCCGGTGGTGCCTCTGAGGTGGCTGTGCCTTGCAGGGTTGAGGAGCATGCATGGCCTCTGGGTGTAGGCCAGCGTGCGACTGCGTACCTGAGGTCGGCCAGCCCGGCCAATCATCTGCAGGATGTCCATCTCGCTGTATTCCTCACAGGAACCACCGACGTAGTGCACCGTGGACTTGATCACCACCAGGTGAGCGGGCAGGTTCACTCCCATTGCTAAAGTACTGGTTGTAACTgggtgaaataaataaaactgttcTGCCCATTATATATTACTTCAGTCTGTTTGTATCTAAGAGCGCATACTTGAGGAAATTAAATCCTTTTTTAAGTTAAATTTTCCATACAAAACAACATAAATCACTGTTTTAACCTAAATCATTTGTATTCAATTCACTTCTTGGTGTATAAATGAATATACCTTGATGGCTCTGCGTTTATCATAGTAAAAATCCAAAATATGTGTTTAACACACAGAAAGACAAAGGCATACTGGGAGGTGATTCAAAGCCTGCATCTTGTCTATTTTTTATCATTCTCCTGTCTAACAGCTAGGTTAAGAATAAGTTAAGGTTAAAACCTGTCATGGTACCAAACTTTTCACAAATTATTGATAGTTTCAAGGAATGAAAGGAGGCTTCGAAGACCCAAGGTGACGCTCACAGAGTACCGGTAGGTCTCCAGCGGTGAACACATCTTCGATTATCTTCCGGTCAGAAACGTCTATCCCGGCATGATGAAAACCAACTCCGTGTGTTATTAGATCTGGAACACGAAAAACATGTAGAGGTCACTTATGAAATATTAATATCACAAAGAAAGTTTCAGAAGCACTTCCATATGCACTTATGGGCAGACACACATGAATGCTGTGGGGGAGGAGGTACCAGGGATACCTTTGAGTTTGGAATCAAGAAGGGAGTTTGCATATTTCATCAGCCTGCAAAATGAGAACAATAGCCCATCAGAAAAAAACGAGTACTTTCCTGGCAGAATAAACAGGTTGGAGATGTTGTGCACCTTCAAAAGCTCAACGAGTGCCTCTTTTGGAGTTAATACAATTCagctagagcaggggtgggcaatcttatccacaaaaggcaggtgtgtatgcaggtttttaggataacctttaggtaagttgttcaaacccaggtccagtgaggattcttcagccgatcagtcctctaattagtaatctaattagggagttgcagcaaaaacccgcatacacagcggccctttctggataagattgcccacccctgagcTAGAGGATGTGTATaacattttagaaaaaaaatgataaatcactcaatctaaatgtattttacgTTTCTTGGATTCAGATCAGTAACAAATGCTTTAGACATGATGCAACAAGGACTATGATCTTGCTATGGAGTGTGGATTAAAGAATAAATGCACAAGAGCCGAATGACCTCTGTTTCTGTTCCACGCTCATGATAAAGCGGGCGTCTTTTGCCAGCACAGATGCAGACTGCTGCACACCTTTCCTCGTGGAGCAGAACTACACAAAAACAAGCAGGGAGAATGTCAGCTGATTTCCAGGCATCTGAATCAAAGCCTGGCATTTAGAGAAGCCCGCAGTCACCACAAGCGTGGGCTTCTGGTCCGAGTACGTCTGGATGATGTTCGCCATCTTGTAGTTGAGGGACAGGTCGAATTTGAAGTCTGTCTGATTGGTGCCGCATGGGAAGCCAAGCACCAGCTTCCTGAGCTTCACCGGCCTGTAGCTCTCGTCTAGCTGCAGGCAGGAAGCTGGACCCAAGGCGTCCGAGAGCCATTCGGCGACCTGAGAGCACAGCTGGTGTTAGCACTAACTGAACATCAGAATATCACACCCAGACAATTTCCCCTTCCATCTGCTCTGCCATCCGAACAACGACTCACGTCAGCAATGTTCGGAATGGTAGCAGACACGGCCACAAATCTCATGGGAAGACGTGACTGGTGGTCGCCTCCATCGCGATAGGCATTCATCGTTTTCATTCGGCTGACAACAACCTCCAGAGTTGCTCCGCGAGTTGAGTCTTTCACCACATGGATCTGGAGATGGTTCATAAATATGTACCACATGCCAAACATACAGTGAAATATATACTTTGTTTGAagagaaaagatattaaaaatgGAGCAGGTCACTGCAGGGAAACTTCTGACCTCATCTATGAGAAACAACTTGACCAGTTGCACTGGGCTGCTAAGCCTCCACTTCCTTGTCATACTGTCCCACTTTTCCTTGAAGGTGAGAAGAAAGACAGAGATACAAGTCAAAGGGAACCAGGTGCACACAGTGGTCAATGTGCCCAGACCGGCAGTGTTTGTGTAGTCTAAACCCACACAGCACCAACGCGAAAGCCTGGCCTACCGGTGTGGTCATGATGACGTGGGCGTCCTGAACCTCAAAGAAGTCATCGATTTCTGTGTCACCGGTCAGTTCTTTGCAGTTGAGCCCGAGAGACCCAAATTTCTGCCTCCAATTTTCGTAACACTGGCTGCAAAGGGCTTTAATTGGTGCCACTGCAAGCATATAACACAGAACAAGAGCACGGTCAGGCTACTTCTTCAATCAGTGAGTCAATGAAGCAATTCAAGCTTTAACTCCAGGAAACATAAAGGCAGCTGGCAAAAGATTACCTCTctgaaaaaaacagctaaaatCACAGCACATCTCAGAGTGCAATAACAAAATCAAGTTTAAAAAGTGAGTCTTGTTTACCAAACCTGCACTCTGAAAAGTTCATCTTCACTGTGCCAGAAGCAGGGATGTTTGACCGCGAATGGAGCGCTAACCCAGAGGTTGTGTTCCAACGATCAAACGAGAGAAACACCCTTGTGGCCTTCCTTTAATAACTGTGAACGACCAATACTTACTGTACACAACTTTAACAGAGTGCCAGGGAGCAGGGACCTCCATCAGCAATCGAATAATTGCCAATTCAAAGAGCACTGTTTTTCCAGAGCCAGTGGGAGCACAGGCCACAAAATTTTTACTGGTGTAAAGGATCTGTAAAACAgatcattttattatatttgcATGTTATTCATCTGAATTAGAACCACTGAACTGAATTAATTTAACAGATAAAAAGCATGAGTATGGGAGAGATTCACCCACTTACATCATCCAGGGCTTTCGACTGCACATAATTAAAGTAAGGGAACTCTTTGAAGACGGATCTGAACTGTGCAGCTTTGCAAGTCATATCAAGGCTTTTGTGTTTTAACATTTTCCCTTTAGTGAAATAGGCTGTCcgagaaaaataaaattgcaattaTCTGGCTTAGTGATCCTTCTcgtttttaaattttatatacCTGTAAAGTGTTTTGGATgaaatacatatatcaacaaaatGAACACAATAAGAAACCAATTTTGCATACAATTCACATACAATTAGGCTATGCCTTAAAATCTCAATGGTATGCATCCTCCATTCTGACCAATGACAAACACGGGTCATTCAGTATGGTGGGGAATCCACCCTTCTGCTGGAGGTTTGATGTGCCATTGGGCACCTTCTCTTTGTTGATACAAGGCCCTTACTGCACTTTGAGGAAGCGGCATTACCCACAAAGGGATACGCTGCCCCAACACGTCACGTTTAATCTATCAGACAAATAATAGCCACCCCTTTAACAATGCATGAGCACACTGACACTGGCTGGCGGCATGCAGGGAGCCACCTGAGCACTCGAGAGCTTTATGTATGTTAACCTGAAGCACAGAGGGACAGATAACTACTCTGGGAAGCCGCCACTGAGGCTCATTGCGATCAGCGCAGGGGAATTAAGATGGCAGAAGGATACGGATTTCGGTGACGGAGCGGAGGACTCCCGGCCCAGATCCACCTGAAAAGAAGGAGTCGTTAATAAATCATCCCTCATCTAATGAGGTGCAGCTCTGTAGAATATATTAGCACTAATCTTCCACAGTACCTGATCTGGCATATTCAAGAAGGACTAAAGCGATGTATATTCTCTGTTGACCCTGCTCATGCCGATGCTGATTAATTTATATAAAACCCAAACATCAAAGCACATCTAAAACGATGTAACAATGTCCATATCATATTGACTAGCTGACATAAATGAATTTTCATGGTACAAATTGTATCTGATAACCAGCAGTTAAGCAGCCAGTGTCTGCCACCTGGTGGCCTCAACGGGGACTGTCGACCAGGCCATAATCTGTTTAAAG is a window from the Paramormyrops kingsleyae isolate MSU_618 chromosome 21, PKINGS_0.4, whole genome shotgun sequence genome containing:
- the hfm1 gene encoding probable ATP-dependent DNA helicase HFM1 isoform X1 — translated: MLDSEDCTLSLESLFYERPVVLQAKCQEQITWQSEPLLLSSEIPETQHLKGTAESLSCGVKLPMTDHLGCLAGSYQKSKKFLPPLKKAGGDRCFSSQKGQFLNLGAPVELPEQEGSRVLMADRCTQSQSLLVSANTSRFSEYLLEKQTFTSSFSQNNRDISELGRRPFKPPPKVAAEPSGHLSSAPCPKEAGTDDATTGQVSKAAENPFMTPAATFSMAPFTSSYVPGADGPPSSECDRTIQKVHILPFNPQSLNIQGQGGSGPGVLRSVTEIPAQFRSVFKEFPYFNYVQSKALDDILYTSKNFVACAPTGSGKTVLFELAIIRLLMEVPAPWHSVKVVYMAPIKALCSQCYENWRQKFGSLGLNCKELTGDTEIDDFFEVQDAHVIMTTPEKWDSMTRKWRLSSPVQLVKLFLIDEIHVVKDSTRGATLEVVVSRMKTMNAYRDGGDHQSRLPMRFVAVSATIPNIADVAEWLSDALGPASCLQLDESYRPVKLRKLVLGFPCGTNQTDFKFDLSLNYKMANIIQTYSDQKPTLVFCSTRKGVQQSASVLAKDARFIMSVEQKQRLMKYANSLLDSKLKDLITHGVGFHHAGIDVSDRKIIEDVFTAGDLPVLFTTSTLAMGVNLPAHLVVIKSTVHYVGGSCEEYSEMDILQMIGRAGRPQFDTTATAVIMTRSQTKAKYLKLVSGSETIESSLHKHLVEHLNAEIVLHTISDVNVALDWIRSTFLYIRALKNPSYYGFTSSLDRVGIETRLQELCLKNINSLAEICLITMDEDINFKPTEAGRLMARYCIAFDTMKHFSSVCGTESLPELIKVISKGKEFNDVQLRMNEKRTLNTLNKDKHRITIRFPMEGKIKNREMKVNCLIQAHLGCIPTQEFGLTQDTGKIFRIGIRMTKCLSEYLSQHPRRKFTALLNSLILSKCFRARLWENSPFVSKQLEKIGLMLSTAMVNAGLTTFQKIEETNPRELELIVNRHPPFGNQIREAVIHLPKYEVGLEQISRYSFSTAEIVVTVHLKNYEQLKNKRTAPNHHFVTLIIGDCDNSVVFIQKITDFLLLKTGSWSRKIEVTRAPKGEELSVNLISSELVGFDIQQKYSVFYSGAKRFGAESTGSENMQVKAHAVQSKLQEALSSAQGAQKTVNQKTKDKGLKENVNPDSGRRQCNHFCKNKEQCGHDCCKVGVGGLLKRTTDRGSGISSYLRDLRNRTETLTDTPVKRLKMRMSEEAAVGIQHFAYCPKDTLAAASRYEGNYYNPHAQVEFVESVEDFGSSMEMWKGAAYSDNLSTSLGGTCPRTDEAGKNQSVSSTAEDVLVCERSDSGSEDLVLTHQSQMHCDFNIPEAGPTHDSDHFPSDILDVNFDLGIDDWGDFDDENLVQASEISESATQEKDHEGPGASFSPCNDQPESILQDDRLPGSSAAASCPMPSVCVPPLSPSPKPCDFQGLADEDTKSSTEMHGNNVSLLPKHGGFNLTAPCRKYDFFAKPSVPEKTTDKIGSRLLLSDPGPPFLLFRQMEEVETDRTCGEPGGLESQPAVERSRKGKISSEVKMDIEQLYEAVPQLTKVFHIIDKIGEGTFSSVYLAEAQMKTGVREKFALKHLIPTSHPLRIAAELQCLTVAGGKENVMGVTYCFRKDDHVVVVMPYMEHQAFVDVLGSLSFEEVRQYMFHLLKALAHVHHFGIIHRDIKPSNFLYDRLHRRYALVDFGLAQGTPDTQIELLKVVKLKSHQERPPGPPAERVAQSAAATPGPALQHPLVPAARRSLPLAQAKRSKDAVAQRSVFGERNLNSLNHCEGAVIKQLVKAPKTESVPARKLVVSKRRAMPGRAPVSGQRPRTSLGPGLTCDCYMTDRVCNVCLSRKQQVAPRAGTPGFRAPEVLTKCPNQGTAIDMWSAGVILLSLLSCRYPFFKASDDLVALAQIMTVRGSRETMQAARKFGKSVLCSRELPTQDLRLLCEKLRGTRPCGDTERDLGLPATPPRRCHLLPEDAGPTADRKGWDCVPDAAYDLLDKLLDLNPATRISASAALRHHLFEDLLEF
- the hfm1 gene encoding probable ATP-dependent DNA helicase HFM1 isoform X4 produces the protein MLDSEDCTLSLESLFYERPVVLQAKCQEQITWQSEPLLLSSEIPETQHLKGTAESLSCGVKLPMTDHLGCLAGSYQKSKKFLPPLKKAGGDRCFSSQKGQFLNLGAPVELPEQEGSRVLMADRPFKPPPKVAAEPSGHLSSAPCPKEAGTDDATTGQVSKAAENPFMTPAATFSMAPFTSSYVPGADGPPSSECDRTIQKVHILPFNPQSLNIQGQGGSGPGVLRSVTEIPAQFRSVFKEFPYFNYVQSKALDDILYTSKNFVACAPTGSGKTVLFELAIIRLLMEVPAPWHSVKVVYMAPIKALCSQCYENWRQKFGSLGLNCKELTGDTEIDDFFEVQDAHVIMTTPEKWDSMTRKWRLSSPVQLVKLFLIDEIHVVKDSTRGATLEVVVSRMKTMNAYRDGGDHQSRLPMRFVAVSATIPNIADVAEWLSDALGPASCLQLDESYRPVKLRKLVLGFPCGTNQTDFKFDLSLNYKMANIIQTYSDQKPTLVFCSTRKGVQQSASVLAKDARFIMSVEQKQRLMKYANSLLDSKLKDLITHGVGFHHAGIDVSDRKIIEDVFTAGDLPVLFTTSTLAMGVNLPAHLVVIKSTVHYVGGSCEEYSEMDILQMIGRAGRPQFDTTATAVIMTRSQTKAKYLKLVSGSETIESSLHKHLVEHLNAEIVLHTISDVNVALDWIRSTFLYIRALKNPSYYGFTSSLDRVGIETRLQELCLKNINSLAEICLITMDEDINFKPTEAGRLMARYCIAFDTMKHFSSVCGTESLPELIKVISKGKEFNDVQLRMNEKRTLNTLNKDKHRITIRFPMEGKIKNREMKVNCLIQAHLGCIPTQEFGLTQDTGKIFRIGIRMTKCLSEYLSQHPRRKFTALLNSLILSKCFRARLWENSPFVSKQLEKIGLMLSTAMVNAGLTTFQKIEETNPRELELIVNRHPPFGNQIREAVIHLPKYEVGLEQISRYSFSTAEIVVTVHLKNYEQLKNKRTAPNHHFVTLIIGDCDNSVVFIQKITDFLLLKTGSWSRKIEVTRAPKGEELSVNLISSELVGFDIQQKYSVFYSGAKRFGAESTGSENMQVKAHAVQSKLQEALSSAQGAQKTVNQKTKDKGLKENVNPDSGRRQCNHFCKNKEQCGHDCCKVGVGGLLKRTTDRGSGISSYLRDLRNRTETLTDTPVKRLKMRMSEEAAVGIQHFAYCPKDTLAAASRYEGNYYNPHAQVEFVESVEDFGSSMEMWKGAAYSDNLSTSLGGTCPRTDEAGKNQSVSSTAEDVLVCERSDSGSEDLVLTHQSQMHCDFNIPEAGPTHDSDHFPSDILDVNFDLGIDDWGDFDDENLVQASEISESATQEKDHEGPGASFSPCNDQPESILQDDRLPGSSAAASCPMPSVCVPPLSPSPKPCDFQGLADEDTKSSTEMHGNNVSLLPKHGGFNLTAPCRKYDFFAKPSVPEKTTDKIGSRLLLSDPGPPFLLFRQMEEVETDRTCGEPGGLESQPAVERSRKGKISSEVKMDIEQLYEAVPQLTKVFHIIDKIGEGTFSSVYLAEAQMKTGVREKFALKHLIPTSHPLRIAAELQCLTVAGGKENVMGVTYCFRKDDHVVVVMPYMEHQAFVDVLGSLSFEEVRQYMFHLLKALAHVHHFGIIHRDIKPSNFLYDRLHRRYALVDFGLAQGTPDTQIELLKVVKLKSHQERPPGPPAERVAQSAAATPGPALQHPLVPAARRSLPLAQAKRSKDAVAQRSVFGERNLNSLNHCEGAVIKQLVKAPKTESVPARKLVVSKRRAMPGRAPVSGQRPRTSLGPGLTCDCYMTDRVCNVCLSRKQQVAPRAGTPGFRAPEVLTKCPNQGTAIDMWSAGVILLSLLSCRYPFFKASDDLVALAQIMTVRGSRETMQAARKFGKSVLCSRELPTQDLRLLCEKLRGTRPCGDTERDLGLPATPPRRCHLLPEDAGPTADRKGWDCVPDAAYDLLDKLLDLNPATRISASAALRHHLFEDLLEF